One genomic segment of Bacteroidota bacterium includes these proteins:
- the lpdA gene encoding dihydrolipoyl dehydrogenase: MNYDVIVIGSGPGGYVTAIRATQLGLKTAIVEKAELGGVCLNWGCIPTKALLKSAQVFQYMQHAADYGIQISDAKPDFKGIISRSREVASGMNKGVSFLMKKNKIDVIEGMAKVKKGNQIEVTKADNSKQSVSAKHIIIATGARSKELPTMKQDGKKIIGYREAMVLPEQPKTIVIVGDGVIGVELAYFYDSIGTKVTIVEFMDRLVPVEDEEVSKELLRNFKKQGMTVMTSSSVESVDTSGKGCKVKVKTKLGEEIIECDIVLSATGVVANIENIGLEETGIKTEKGKITVDAMYRTNVEGYYAIGDVTPGPALAHVASAEGITCVEAIAGKKPEAIDYNNIPGCTYCSPEIASVGFTEAKAKEAGHEIKVGKFPFSASGKAKAAGAPEGFIKVIFDAKYGEFLGAHMIGANVTEIIAEVVVARKLETTGHEILKAIHPHPTMSEAVMEATAAAYGEVIHL; the protein is encoded by the coding sequence ATGAATTATGATGTAATAGTTATTGGCAGCGGACCGGGCGGATATGTTACTGCTATCCGTGCTACACAGTTGGGTTTAAAAACGGCAATTGTAGAAAAAGCAGAATTAGGTGGAGTATGTTTAAACTGGGGTTGTATCCCAACGAAAGCGCTTTTAAAAAGTGCGCAGGTTTTTCAATACATGCAACATGCTGCTGATTATGGTATTCAAATCAGTGATGCAAAACCAGATTTTAAAGGCATTATTTCCCGTAGCCGTGAAGTGGCAAGTGGCATGAACAAAGGTGTAAGTTTTCTGATGAAGAAAAATAAAATTGATGTGATTGAAGGAATGGCTAAAGTGAAAAAGGGAAATCAAATTGAAGTAACCAAAGCTGATAATAGCAAACAATCTGTATCAGCAAAACATATCATCATTGCCACAGGTGCACGATCAAAAGAATTACCTACAATGAAACAAGATGGTAAAAAAATAATTGGTTATCGTGAAGCAATGGTATTGCCGGAACAACCAAAAACAATTGTAATAGTTGGAGACGGTGTAATCGGAGTTGAGTTGGCATATTTCTATGATTCTATCGGTACAAAAGTTACGATAGTAGAATTTATGGATCGCTTGGTTCCTGTGGAAGATGAGGAAGTTTCAAAAGAACTGTTGCGCAATTTTAAAAAACAAGGAATGACAGTAATGACTTCTTCCAGTGTGGAATCCGTAGATACTTCAGGTAAGGGTTGTAAAGTGAAAGTGAAAACAAAATTGGGTGAAGAAATAATTGAATGTGATATTGTGTTATCTGCAACAGGTGTGGTAGCAAATATTGAAAATATAGGATTGGAAGAAACAGGAATTAAAACTGAAAAAGGAAAAATTACGGTTGATGCAATGTATCGCACAAATGTGGAAGGATATTATGCAATTGGTGATGTAACTCCCGGCCCTGCATTAGCGCATGTGGCAAGTGCCGAAGGTATTACTTGTGTGGAAGCAATAGCAGGAAAAAAACCGGAAGCAATTGATTATAATAATATTCCGGGTTGCACTTATTGTTCACCGGAAATTGCAAGTGTAGGATTTACTGAAGCAAAAGCAAAAGAAGCTGGTCATGAAATTAAAGTGGGAAAATTTCCATTTAGTGCAAGCGGAAAAGCAAAAGCTGCCGGCGCACCCGAAGGTTTTATTAAAGTAATATTTGATGCAAAGTACGGTGAGTTTTTAGGGGCACATATGATTGGTGCAAATGTTACTGAAATAATTGCTGAAGTAGTTGTTGCCCGTAAATTAGAAACTACAGGACATGAAATATTAAAAGCAATTCATCCGCATCCAACAATGAGTGAAGCAGTGATGGAAGCAACTGCCGCTGCGTATGGAGAGGTAATTCATCTGTAA